The Pan paniscus chromosome 1, NHGRI_mPanPan1-v2.0_pri, whole genome shotgun sequence genome has a segment encoding these proteins:
- the FCRL1 gene encoding Fc receptor-like protein 1 isoform X1, giving the protein MLPRLLLLICAPLCEPADLLLIASPSHPTEGSPVTLTCKMPFLQSSDAQFQFCFFRDTRALGPGWSSSPKLQIAAMWKEDTGSYWCEAQTMASKVLRSRRSQINVHRVPVADVSLETQPPGGQVMEGDRLVLICSVAMGTGNITFLWYKGAVGLNLQSKTQRSLTAEYEIPSVRESDAEQYYCVAENGYGPSPSGLVSITVRIPVSRPILMLRAPRAQAAVEDVLELHCEALRGSPPILYWFYHEDITLGSRSAPSGGGASFNLSLTAEHSGNYSCEANNGLGAQRSEAVTLNFTVPTGARSNHLTSGVIEGLLCTLGPATVALLFCYGLKRKIGRCSARDPLRSLPSPLPQEFTYLNSPTPGQLQPIYENVNVVSGDEVYSLAYYNQPEQESVAAETLGTHMEDKVSLDIYSRLRKANITDVDYEDAL; this is encoded by the exons ATCTGTTGTTGATAGCCAGCCCCTCCCATCCCACAGAGGGGAGCCCAGTGACCCTGACGTGTAAGATGCCCTTTCTACAGAGTTCAGATGCCCAGTTCCAGTTCTGCTTCTTCAGAGACACCCGGGCCttgggcccaggctggagcagctCCCCCAAGCTCCAGATCGCTGCCATGTGGAAAGAAGACACAGGGTCATACTGGTGCGAGGCACAGACAATGGCGTCCAAAGTCTTGAGGAGCAGGAGATCCCAGATAAATGTTCACA GGGTCCCTGTTGCTGATGTGAGCTTGGAGACTCAGCCCCCAGGAGGACAGGTGATGGAGGGAGACAGGCTGGTCCTCATCTGCTCAGTTGCTATGGGCACAGGAAACATCACCTTCCTTTGGTACAAAGGGGCTGTAGGTTTAAATCTTCAGTCAAAGACCCAGCGTTCACTGACAGCAGAGTATGAGATTCCTTCAGTGAGGGAGAGTGATGCTGAGCAATATTACTGTGTAGCTGAAAATGGCTATGGTCCCAGCCCCAGTGGGCTGGTGAGCATCACTGTCAGAA TCCCGGTGTCTCGCCCAATCCTCATGCTCAGGGCTCCcagggcccaggctgcagtggaggATGTGCTGGAGCTTCACTGTGAGGCCCTGAGAGGCTCTCCTCCGATCCTGTACTGGTTTTATCACGAGGATATCACCTTGGGGAGCAGGTCGGCCCCCTCTGGAGGAGGAGCCTCCTTCAACCTTTCCCTGACTGCAGAACATTCTGGAAACTACTCCTGTGAGGCCAACAATGGCCTGGGGGCCCAGCGCAGTGAGGCGGTGACACTCAACTTCACAG TGCCTACTGGGGCCAGAAGCAATCATCTTACCTCGGGAGTCATTGAGGGGCTGCTCTGCACCCTTGGTCCAGCCACCGTGGCCTTATTATTTTGCTACggcctcaaaagaaaaatag gaaGATGTTCAGCCAGGGATCCACTCAG GAGCCTTCCCAGCCCTCTACCCCAAGAGTTCACCTACCTCAACTCACCTACCCCAGGGCAGCTACAGCCTATATATGAAAATG TGAATGTTGTAAGTGGGGATGAGGTTTATTCACTGGCGTACTATAACCAGCCGGAGCAGGAATCAGTAGCAG CAGAAACCCTGGGGACACATATGGAGGACAAG GTTTCCTTAGACATCTATTCCAGGCTGAGGAAAGCAAACATTACAGATGTGGACTATGAAGATGCTCTGTAA
- the FCRL1 gene encoding Fc receptor-like protein 1 isoform X2 has translation MLPRLLLLICAPLCEPADLLLIASPSHPTEGSPVTLTCKMPFLQSSDAQFQFCFFRDTRALGPGWSSSPKLQIAAMWKEDTGSYWCEAQTMASKVLRSRRSQINVHRVPVADVSLETQPPGGQVMEGDRLVLICSVAMGTGNITFLWYKGAVGLNLQSKTQRSLTAEYEIPSVRESDAEQYYCVAENGYGPSPSGLVSITVRIPVSRPILMLRAPRAQAAVEDVLELHCEALRGSPPILYWFYHEDITLGSRSAPSGGGASFNLSLTAEHSGNYSCEANNGLGAQRSEAVTLNFTVPTGARSNHLTSGVIEGLLCTLGPATVALLFCYGLKRKIGRCSARDPLRSLPSPLPQEFTYLNSPTPGQLQPIYENVNVVSGDEVYSLAYYNQPEQESVAETLGTHMEDKVSLDIYSRLRKANITDVDYEDAL, from the exons ATCTGTTGTTGATAGCCAGCCCCTCCCATCCCACAGAGGGGAGCCCAGTGACCCTGACGTGTAAGATGCCCTTTCTACAGAGTTCAGATGCCCAGTTCCAGTTCTGCTTCTTCAGAGACACCCGGGCCttgggcccaggctggagcagctCCCCCAAGCTCCAGATCGCTGCCATGTGGAAAGAAGACACAGGGTCATACTGGTGCGAGGCACAGACAATGGCGTCCAAAGTCTTGAGGAGCAGGAGATCCCAGATAAATGTTCACA GGGTCCCTGTTGCTGATGTGAGCTTGGAGACTCAGCCCCCAGGAGGACAGGTGATGGAGGGAGACAGGCTGGTCCTCATCTGCTCAGTTGCTATGGGCACAGGAAACATCACCTTCCTTTGGTACAAAGGGGCTGTAGGTTTAAATCTTCAGTCAAAGACCCAGCGTTCACTGACAGCAGAGTATGAGATTCCTTCAGTGAGGGAGAGTGATGCTGAGCAATATTACTGTGTAGCTGAAAATGGCTATGGTCCCAGCCCCAGTGGGCTGGTGAGCATCACTGTCAGAA TCCCGGTGTCTCGCCCAATCCTCATGCTCAGGGCTCCcagggcccaggctgcagtggaggATGTGCTGGAGCTTCACTGTGAGGCCCTGAGAGGCTCTCCTCCGATCCTGTACTGGTTTTATCACGAGGATATCACCTTGGGGAGCAGGTCGGCCCCCTCTGGAGGAGGAGCCTCCTTCAACCTTTCCCTGACTGCAGAACATTCTGGAAACTACTCCTGTGAGGCCAACAATGGCCTGGGGGCCCAGCGCAGTGAGGCGGTGACACTCAACTTCACAG TGCCTACTGGGGCCAGAAGCAATCATCTTACCTCGGGAGTCATTGAGGGGCTGCTCTGCACCCTTGGTCCAGCCACCGTGGCCTTATTATTTTGCTACggcctcaaaagaaaaatag gaaGATGTTCAGCCAGGGATCCACTCAG GAGCCTTCCCAGCCCTCTACCCCAAGAGTTCACCTACCTCAACTCACCTACCCCAGGGCAGCTACAGCCTATATATGAAAATG TGAATGTTGTAAGTGGGGATGAGGTTTATTCACTGGCGTACTATAACCAGCCGGAGCAGGAATCAGTAGCAG AAACCCTGGGGACACATATGGAGGACAAG GTTTCCTTAGACATCTATTCCAGGCTGAGGAAAGCAAACATTACAGATGTGGACTATGAAGATGCTCTGTAA
- the FCRL1 gene encoding Fc receptor-like protein 1 isoform X3, with amino-acid sequence MLPRLLLLICAPLCEPADLLLIASPSHPTEGSPVTLTCKMPFLQSSDAQFQFCFFRDTRALGPGWSSSPKLQIAAMWKEDTGSYWCEAQTMASKVLRSRRSQINVHRVPVADVSLETQPPGGQVMEGDRLVLICSVAMGTGNITFLWYKGAVGLNLQSKTQRSLTAEYEIPSVRESDAEQYYCVAENGYGPSPSGLVSITVRIPVSRPILMLRAPRAQAAVEDVLELHCEALRGSPPILYWFYHEDITLGSRSAPSGGGASFNLSLTAEHSGNYSCEANNGLGAQRSEAVTLNFTGRCSARDPLRSLPSPLPQEFTYLNSPTPGQLQPIYENEPREQSVAVHGRQQHSSEQKAQKPWGHIWRTRFP; translated from the exons ATCTGTTGTTGATAGCCAGCCCCTCCCATCCCACAGAGGGGAGCCCAGTGACCCTGACGTGTAAGATGCCCTTTCTACAGAGTTCAGATGCCCAGTTCCAGTTCTGCTTCTTCAGAGACACCCGGGCCttgggcccaggctggagcagctCCCCCAAGCTCCAGATCGCTGCCATGTGGAAAGAAGACACAGGGTCATACTGGTGCGAGGCACAGACAATGGCGTCCAAAGTCTTGAGGAGCAGGAGATCCCAGATAAATGTTCACA GGGTCCCTGTTGCTGATGTGAGCTTGGAGACTCAGCCCCCAGGAGGACAGGTGATGGAGGGAGACAGGCTGGTCCTCATCTGCTCAGTTGCTATGGGCACAGGAAACATCACCTTCCTTTGGTACAAAGGGGCTGTAGGTTTAAATCTTCAGTCAAAGACCCAGCGTTCACTGACAGCAGAGTATGAGATTCCTTCAGTGAGGGAGAGTGATGCTGAGCAATATTACTGTGTAGCTGAAAATGGCTATGGTCCCAGCCCCAGTGGGCTGGTGAGCATCACTGTCAGAA TCCCGGTGTCTCGCCCAATCCTCATGCTCAGGGCTCCcagggcccaggctgcagtggaggATGTGCTGGAGCTTCACTGTGAGGCCCTGAGAGGCTCTCCTCCGATCCTGTACTGGTTTTATCACGAGGATATCACCTTGGGGAGCAGGTCGGCCCCCTCTGGAGGAGGAGCCTCCTTCAACCTTTCCCTGACTGCAGAACATTCTGGAAACTACTCCTGTGAGGCCAACAATGGCCTGGGGGCCCAGCGCAGTGAGGCGGTGACACTCAACTTCACAG gaaGATGTTCAGCCAGGGATCCACTCAG GAGCCTTCCCAGCCCTCTACCCCAAGAGTTCACCTACCTCAACTCACCTACCCCAGGGCAGCTACAGCCTATATATGAAAATG AACCAAGAGAACAATCAGTGGCTGTGCATGGCAGACAACAGCATTCCTCAGAGCAGAAGGCT CAGAAACCCTGGGGACACATATGGAGGACAAG GTTTCCTTAG